One Citrobacter amalonaticus genomic window carries:
- the fliE gene encoding flagellar hook-basal body complex protein FliE, with protein MSAIQGIEGVISQLQATAMSARAQETLPQPTVSFAGQLHAALDRISDTQTAARVQAEKFTLGEPGIALNDVMTDMQKASVSMQMGIQVRNKLVSAYQEVMSMQV; from the coding sequence ATGTCAGCGATACAGGGGATTGAAGGGGTTATCAGCCAGCTTCAGGCGACGGCGATGAGCGCCAGGGCGCAGGAGACACTGCCGCAACCGACCGTGAGTTTTGCCGGTCAATTGCACGCGGCGCTGGACCGCATCAGCGATACGCAAACCGCCGCCCGCGTACAGGCGGAAAAATTCACTCTGGGTGAACCGGGGATTGCGCTCAACGATGTGATGACCGATATGCAAAAAGCCTCAGTTTCCATGCAGATGGGAATTCAGGTGCGCAACAAACTGGTGTCGGCCTATCAGGAAGTGATGTCGATGCAGGTGTAG
- the fliL gene encoding flagellar basal body-associated protein FliL yields the protein MTDSAISKKSKRSIWIPLLVIITLAACATAGYSYWRMQQHPTPAANEPPPPPAPVFFALDTFTVNLGDADRVLYVGVTLRLKDEATRTRLNEYLPEVRSRLLLLFSRQDANVLSTEEGKQKLIAAIKETLSPPLVAGQPKQDVTDVLYTAFILR from the coding sequence ATGACTGATTCCGCGATTAGCAAAAAGAGCAAACGCTCAATTTGGATCCCGCTGCTGGTAATCATTACCCTTGCCGCCTGCGCAACCGCAGGCTATAGCTACTGGCGTATGCAGCAGCATCCCACTCCGGCGGCCAATGAGCCACCGCCGCCGCCTGCGCCGGTGTTCTTCGCCCTGGATACGTTTACCGTCAATCTGGGCGATGCGGATCGCGTACTGTATGTCGGCGTGACGCTGCGTCTGAAGGATGAAGCCACGCGCACGCGCCTGAACGAATATTTGCCAGAAGTCCGTAGCCGTCTGCTGCTGCTGTTCTCTCGTCAGGACGCCAATGTACTGTCTACCGAAGAAGGTAAGCAAAAATTGATCGCGGCGATTAAAGAGACGCTTTCCCCTCCGCTCGTTGCCGGACAACCCAAACAGGACGTCACCGACGTGCTGTATACAGCTTTCATTCTGCGGTAA
- the fliQ gene encoding flagellar biosynthesis protein FliQ: MTPESVMMIGTEAMKVALALAAPLLLVALVTGLIISILQAATQINEMTLSFIPKIVAVFTAIIVAGPWMLNLLLDYVRTLFTNLPYIIG, from the coding sequence ATGACACCCGAATCGGTCATGATGATTGGCACCGAGGCCATGAAAGTTGCCCTCGCGCTTGCCGCCCCCCTGCTGCTGGTCGCACTGGTGACGGGGCTTATCATCAGTATTTTGCAGGCCGCCACGCAGATTAACGAAATGACGCTGTCGTTTATCCCGAAAATCGTGGCGGTATTTACGGCGATTATCGTGGCCGGGCCGTGGATGCTGAATTTGCTGCTGGATTACGTGCGCACGCTGTTCACCAATCTGCCCTACATCATCGGGTAA
- the fliK gene encoding flagellar hook length control protein FliK, whose translation MITLPQRVTTDTDLITGLSSGKTADSAQDFLALLAGALGAGDAQGKDAPLTLADLQAASGKLQKGLLAQDGDASQTVKLADLLAAKEGQSDALQKGLSDAQALLSALTPTQKNSALAALRQSAQKDEGTAALSDDDLANLSALFAMLPGQPGMTTPPVTTGEKVSALSTALSTDPRSLAQGATSPLIRDDAKKSKTDNATPVIAAESAKGQAVTTPVVAAAAANAEIDSTPSPVTPGIAMTTTTHSASQPLPTSAAPVLSAPLGSHEWQQSLSQHITLFTRQGQQSAELRLHPEDLGQVQISLKLDDNQAQLQMVSAHSHVRAALEAALPTLRTQLAESGIQLGQSSISSESFAGQQHSSAQQQQTARTQGQDRLMVDDESELAVPASLQSAARGNGAVDIFA comes from the coding sequence ATGATCACTTTACCCCAACGGGTCACCACTGACACAGACCTTATCACTGGCTTGTCGTCCGGGAAGACGGCGGATTCTGCCCAGGATTTTCTGGCCCTGCTGGCAGGCGCGTTAGGCGCAGGCGATGCTCAGGGTAAAGACGCGCCGCTGACGTTAGCTGATTTACAGGCCGCCAGCGGCAAGCTGCAAAAAGGCCTGCTGGCACAGGACGGTGACGCTTCGCAGACTGTGAAACTGGCCGACCTGCTAGCGGCCAAAGAAGGACAGTCGGACGCGTTGCAAAAAGGTCTGAGCGATGCGCAGGCCCTGCTGTCCGCCCTGACGCCCACACAAAAGAACAGTGCGCTCGCGGCCCTGCGCCAGTCTGCGCAGAAAGATGAAGGCACTGCGGCCCTCAGCGATGACGATCTCGCCAACCTTAGCGCCCTTTTCGCCATGCTGCCGGGTCAACCAGGAATGACGACACCACCGGTGACCACCGGTGAAAAAGTGAGTGCGCTGAGCACCGCGTTGAGCACCGATCCTCGTTCGCTCGCGCAGGGCGCGACCAGTCCGTTGATCCGTGACGATGCGAAAAAGAGCAAAACGGACAATGCGACACCGGTGATCGCGGCGGAAAGCGCTAAAGGTCAGGCGGTCACTACGCCTGTGGTGGCAGCCGCTGCCGCCAACGCGGAGATCGACAGTACGCCTTCACCCGTGACGCCAGGCATCGCGATGACCACAACCACGCATTCCGCCTCACAGCCGCTGCCTACCAGCGCCGCACCGGTTCTGAGCGCACCGTTGGGTAGCCATGAGTGGCAGCAATCCCTGAGTCAGCACATCACGCTGTTTACCCGTCAGGGTCAGCAGAGCGCGGAGCTGCGTCTGCATCCGGAAGATCTGGGTCAGGTACAAATCTCGCTTAAGCTTGATGATAACCAGGCGCAACTGCAGATGGTCTCAGCGCATAGCCATGTTCGCGCGGCGCTGGAAGCCGCTCTGCCGACACTGCGCACGCAACTGGCGGAAAGCGGTATTCAACTGGGACAAAGCAGCATTAGCAGTGAGAGTTTCGCCGGCCAGCAGCACTCCTCAGCCCAACAGCAGCAGACGGCTCGCACGCAGGGACAGGATCGGCTCATGGTCGATGACGAGAGTGAGCTGGCGGTTCCCGCGTCGCTCCAGTCCGCCGCACGCGGTAACGGCGCCGTCGATATCTTCGCCTAA
- the fliI gene encoding flagellar protein export ATPase FliI — translation MTSRLTRWLTTLDNFEAKMAQLPAVRRYGRLTRATGLVLEATGLQLPLGATCVIERQDGTETREVESEVVGFNGQRLFLMPLEEVEGILPGARVYAKNIAGEGLQSGKQLPLGPALLGRVLDGSGKPLDGLPSPDTTETGALITQPFNPLQRTPIEHVLDTGVRPINALLTVGRGQRMGLFAGSGVGKSVLLGMMARYTRADVIVVGLIGERGREVKDFIENILGADGRARSVVIAAPADVSPLLRMQGAAYATRIAEDFRDRGQHVLLIMDSLTRYAMAQREIALAIGEPPATKGYPPSVFAKLPALVERAGNGIHGGGSITAFYTVLTEGDDQQDPIADSARAILDGHIVLSRRLAEAGHYPAIDIEASISRAMTALITEQHYAKVRHFKQLLSSFQRNRDLVSVGAYAKGSDPMLDKAIALWPQLEAFLQQGIFERADWEDSLSALDLIFPTV, via the coding sequence ATGACCTCACGCCTGACTCGCTGGTTGACGACGCTGGATAATTTCGAAGCCAAAATGGCGCAGCTTCCGGCCGTTCGTCGTTACGGACGACTGACCCGCGCCACCGGCCTGGTTCTGGAGGCCACCGGGTTGCAGTTGCCGCTCGGCGCGACCTGTGTGATTGAACGCCAGGACGGAACGGAAACCCGCGAAGTGGAAAGTGAAGTGGTGGGCTTTAACGGTCAGCGTCTGTTTCTGATGCCGCTCGAAGAGGTCGAAGGCATTCTGCCCGGCGCGCGTGTCTACGCCAAAAATATCGCCGGTGAAGGGTTGCAAAGCGGTAAACAGCTGCCGCTGGGTCCGGCGCTGTTAGGTCGCGTACTCGACGGCAGTGGCAAACCGCTTGACGGTCTGCCCTCCCCCGACACCACGGAAACCGGCGCGCTGATTACCCAGCCGTTTAACCCGTTGCAACGTACGCCGATTGAGCATGTGCTGGATACCGGCGTACGCCCGATCAACGCCCTGTTAACCGTCGGTCGCGGCCAGCGTATGGGACTGTTCGCCGGTTCCGGCGTCGGGAAAAGCGTGCTGCTTGGCATGATGGCGCGCTATACCCGCGCCGACGTCATCGTCGTGGGACTGATTGGCGAACGTGGCCGCGAAGTGAAAGATTTCATCGAGAACATTCTCGGTGCCGACGGACGCGCGCGTTCGGTCGTGATCGCCGCGCCGGCGGACGTGTCACCCTTACTGCGCATGCAGGGCGCCGCTTATGCCACCCGCATCGCCGAAGATTTCCGCGATCGCGGTCAGCACGTGTTGCTGATCATGGATTCCCTGACCCGTTATGCCATGGCCCAGCGTGAAATCGCGCTGGCGATCGGTGAACCACCGGCCACCAAAGGCTATCCACCGTCGGTCTTCGCCAAGCTTCCGGCGCTGGTTGAACGCGCAGGGAACGGGATCCACGGCGGCGGCTCCATCACCGCCTTTTATACGGTATTGACCGAAGGCGACGATCAGCAGGACCCGATTGCCGACTCGGCGCGAGCCATTCTTGATGGTCACATTGTGCTGTCGCGCCGTCTGGCGGAGGCCGGACACTACCCCGCTATCGACATTGAAGCGTCGATCAGCCGTGCGATGACGGCGCTGATAACGGAACAACACTACGCCAAAGTGCGTCACTTCAAGCAGTTGCTGTCGAGCTTCCAGCGCAACCGCGATCTCGTCAGCGTCGGCGCCTATGCCAAAGGCAGCGATCCGATGCTCGATAAAGCCATCGCGCTGTGGCCACAACTGGAGGCGTTTTTGCAGCAAGGTATTTTCGAACGCGCTGACTGGGAGGATTCTCTGTCGGCGCTCGATCTGATTTTCCCGACGGTGTGA
- the fliP gene encoding flagellar type III secretion system pore protein FliP (The bacterial flagellar biogenesis protein FliP forms a type III secretion system (T3SS)-type pore required for flagellar assembly.) has translation MRRLLSLTLTGLWLISPAALAQLPGLVSQPLPGGGQSWSLPVQTLVFITSLTFIPAILLMMTSFTRIIIVFGLLRNALGTPSAPPNQVLLGLALFLTFFIMSPVIDKIYVEAYQPFSEEKISMQEALDKGAQPLREFMLRQTREADLALFARLANSGPLQGPEAVPMRILLPAYVTSELKTAFQIGFTIFIPFLIIDLVIASVLMALGMMMVPPATIALPFKLMLFVLVDGWQLLVGSLAQSFYS, from the coding sequence ATGCGCCGTTTGTTATCCCTTACGCTGACCGGTCTATGGCTTATCAGCCCTGCCGCACTGGCGCAACTTCCCGGTCTGGTGAGCCAACCGCTGCCCGGCGGCGGACAAAGCTGGTCGCTTCCCGTACAAACGCTGGTCTTCATTACTTCGCTGACCTTTATTCCGGCTATTTTGCTGATGATGACCAGCTTCACCCGCATCATCATCGTCTTCGGCCTGCTGCGTAATGCGCTCGGTACGCCGTCCGCGCCGCCAAACCAGGTGCTGCTGGGACTGGCGCTGTTCCTGACCTTTTTCATCATGTCGCCGGTCATCGACAAGATTTATGTTGAGGCCTACCAACCGTTCAGCGAAGAGAAAATCTCGATGCAGGAAGCGCTGGACAAAGGCGCACAGCCGCTACGTGAATTTATGCTGCGCCAGACCCGCGAAGCCGATCTGGCGCTGTTCGCCCGTCTGGCAAACAGCGGTCCGCTTCAGGGGCCAGAAGCCGTGCCGATGCGCATTTTGCTACCCGCCTATGTGACCAGCGAGCTGAAAACCGCGTTCCAGATTGGCTTTACGATTTTCATCCCTTTCCTGATTATCGACCTGGTGATCGCCAGCGTGCTGATGGCGCTGGGGATGATGATGGTTCCCCCGGCAACCATTGCTCTACCGTTCAAACTGATGCTGTTCGTGCTGGTTGATGGCTGGCAGCTGTTGGTGGGTTCGCTTGCACAAAGTTTCTACAGTTAG
- the fliH gene encoding flagellar assembly protein FliH encodes MSNELPWKIWTPDDLAPPLAEFVPMEHNDDPVSEEDEPEISAEQQLEQQLAQLKIQAHEQGYNAGLAEGRKSGHEQGYQEGLAQGLEQGQVQARSQQAPLHARMQQLVSEFQHTLDALDSVIASRLMQMALEAARQVIGQTPAVDNSALIKQIQQLLQQEPLFSGKPQLRVHPDDLQRVEEMLGATLSLHGWRLRGDPTLHHGGCKVSADEGDLDASVATRWQELCRLAAPGVI; translated from the coding sequence ATGTCTAACGAGCTGCCGTGGAAAATCTGGACCCCGGACGATCTCGCGCCGCCGCTGGCTGAATTTGTGCCCATGGAGCACAACGATGACCCCGTGTCTGAAGAGGACGAACCCGAGATCAGTGCGGAACAGCAGCTCGAGCAGCAGTTAGCCCAGCTGAAAATTCAGGCCCACGAGCAAGGTTACAACGCGGGACTGGCGGAAGGTCGAAAGTCCGGTCATGAACAAGGTTATCAGGAAGGGCTGGCGCAAGGGCTGGAACAGGGCCAGGTGCAGGCGCGCTCCCAGCAGGCCCCGCTTCATGCGCGGATGCAACAACTGGTCAGCGAATTCCAGCACACGCTGGACGCGCTGGACAGCGTGATCGCTTCGCGTCTGATGCAGATGGCGCTGGAAGCCGCGCGTCAGGTCATTGGTCAGACGCCCGCGGTGGATAATTCCGCCCTAATCAAGCAGATCCAACAGCTCTTACAGCAGGAGCCCCTGTTCAGCGGCAAACCGCAGTTGCGCGTCCATCCGGATGATTTACAGCGCGTCGAAGAGATGCTCGGCGCCACCCTCAGCCTGCACGGCTGGCGTTTGCGTGGCGATCCGACCCTGCACCACGGCGGCTGCAAAGTCTCTGCGGATGAAGGCGATCTCGACGCCAGCGTGGCGACCCGCTGGCAAGAACTGTGTCGTCTGGCCGCGCCGGGAGTGATCTGA
- the yedF gene encoding sulfurtransferase-like selenium metabolism protein YedF has product MKNIVPDYRLDMVGEPCPYPAVATLEAMPQLKKGEILEVVSDCPQSINNIPLDARNHGYTVLDIQQDGPTIRYLIQK; this is encoded by the coding sequence ATGAAAAATATCGTTCCCGATTATCGCCTTGATATGGTCGGCGAGCCCTGCCCTTACCCTGCCGTGGCGACGCTGGAAGCGATGCCGCAGTTGAAGAAAGGGGAAATTCTGGAAGTGGTCAGCGACTGCCCGCAGTCCATCAATAACATTCCGCTGGATGCGCGCAACCACGGCTACACCGTACTGGATATTCAACAGGACGGGCCGACGATCCGTTATTTGATTCAGAAGTAA
- the fliM gene encoding flagellar motor switch protein FliM → MGDSILSQAEIDALLNGDSDTKDEPTPGIAGESEIRPYDPNTQRRVVRERLQALEIINERFARQFRMGLFNLLRRSPDITVGAIRIQPYHEFARNLPVPTNLNLIHLKPLRGTGLVVFSPSLVFIAVDNLFGGDGRFPTKVEGREFTHTEQRVINRMLKLALEGYSDAWKAINPLEVEYVRSEMQVKFTNITTSPNDIVVNTPFHVEIGNLTGEFNICLPFSMIEPLRELLVNPPLENSRNEDQNWRDNLVRQVQHSELELVANFADIPLRLSQILKLQPGDVLPIEKPDRIIAHVDGVPVLTSQYGTVNGQYALRVEHLINPILNSLNEEQPK, encoded by the coding sequence ATGGGCGACAGTATTCTCTCTCAGGCCGAAATCGATGCGCTGTTGAATGGCGACAGCGACACGAAAGACGAGCCGACTCCGGGTATCGCAGGCGAAAGCGAAATTCGCCCGTACGATCCCAATACCCAGCGTCGCGTAGTGCGCGAGCGCCTGCAGGCGCTGGAGATCATCAACGAACGTTTTGCCCGTCAGTTCCGGATGGGGTTGTTTAACCTGTTGCGTCGTAGCCCGGATATCACCGTGGGCGCGATCCGCATTCAGCCATATCACGAGTTTGCCCGTAACCTGCCGGTGCCGACCAACCTGAACCTGATCCACCTGAAGCCGCTGCGCGGTACGGGGCTGGTGGTGTTCTCGCCGAGCCTGGTGTTTATCGCCGTCGACAACCTGTTTGGCGGTGATGGTCGCTTCCCGACGAAAGTGGAAGGCCGCGAGTTTACCCACACCGAACAGCGCGTCATCAACCGCATGCTGAAACTGGCGCTGGAAGGCTATAGCGACGCGTGGAAGGCGATCAATCCGCTGGAAGTGGAGTACGTGCGTTCGGAGATGCAGGTTAAGTTTACCAACATCACCACGTCACCGAACGATATCGTGGTCAACACCCCTTTCCACGTCGAGATTGGTAACCTGACCGGTGAGTTCAACATCTGTCTGCCGTTCAGCATGATTGAACCACTGCGCGAACTGCTGGTGAACCCGCCGCTGGAAAACTCGCGGAATGAAGATCAGAACTGGCGCGATAATCTGGTGCGTCAGGTTCAACACTCCGAGCTGGAGCTGGTAGCGAACTTTGCCGATATTCCGCTGCGCCTTTCTCAAATATTAAAACTGCAACCCGGCGATGTGCTGCCGATAGAAAAACCAGACCGCATTATTGCTCATGTGGACGGTGTGCCTGTACTGACCAGCCAATACGGCACGGTTAACGGCCAGTATGCGTTACGCGTGGAACATTTGATTAACCCGATTTTGAATTCGCTGAATGAGGAACAGCCCAAATGA
- the fliO gene encoding flagellar biosynthetic protein FliO: MMKTQATVQQPSAVPGSPLMQVSGALLGIILLILAAAWIIKRLGFAPKGGSTRGLKVSASTSLGPRERVVIVDVEDARLVLGVTASNINVLHTLPPAPVVPEETPSAPADFQAMMKSLLKRSGRS; this comes from the coding sequence ATCATGAAAACCCAGGCCACTGTTCAACAGCCTTCTGCCGTACCGGGCTCGCCTTTGATGCAGGTAAGCGGCGCGCTGTTGGGGATCATCCTGTTGATCCTGGCGGCCGCCTGGATAATCAAGCGCCTGGGTTTTGCGCCGAAAGGCGGCAGTACGCGCGGCCTGAAAGTCTCTGCCAGTACCTCATTGGGTCCGCGCGAGCGGGTGGTGATTGTTGATGTTGAGGATGCACGGCTGGTGCTTGGCGTCACGGCGTCAAACATCAATGTGCTGCATACCCTCCCCCCAGCCCCTGTAGTGCCAGAAGAGACGCCGTCTGCTCCTGCCGATTTTCAGGCCATGATGAAGAGTTTGCTTAAGCGTTCCGGGAGATCCTGA
- the fliJ gene encoding flagellar export protein FliJ: MAEHGALATLKDLAEKEVDDAALLLGEMRRGFQQAEEQLTMLLDYQNEYRSNLNSDMSQGIASNRWINYQQFIQTLEKAVEQHRQQLTQWTQKVDVALNSWREKKQRLQAWQTLQDRQNAAALLAENRLDQKKMDEFAQRAAMRKPE, encoded by the coding sequence ATGGCTGAACATGGTGCACTGGCAACACTCAAAGATCTCGCCGAAAAAGAGGTGGATGACGCTGCATTGCTGTTAGGTGAAATGCGCCGCGGTTTTCAGCAGGCGGAAGAACAGCTCACGATGCTGCTTGACTACCAGAATGAATACCGCAGCAACCTCAACAGCGATATGAGCCAGGGGATTGCGAGTAATCGCTGGATTAACTACCAGCAGTTTATTCAGACCCTGGAAAAAGCGGTGGAACAGCACCGCCAGCAGTTAACGCAGTGGACGCAAAAAGTGGATGTGGCGCTGAACAGCTGGCGTGAGAAAAAACAACGGCTTCAGGCCTGGCAAACCTTACAAGACAGACAGAACGCGGCGGCCTTACTGGCTGAAAACCGCCTGGATCAGAAAAAAATGGATGAATTTGCGCAGCGTGCAGCAATGAGGAAACCAGAATGA
- the fliG gene encoding flagellar motor switch protein FliG yields MSNALSGTDKSVILLMTIGEDRAAEVFKHLSQREVQTLSAAMANVRQISNKQLTDVLAEFEQEAEQFAALNINANEYLRSVLVKALGEERASSLLEDILETRDTASGIETLNFMEPQSAADLIRDEHPQIIATILVHLKRGQAADILALFDERLRHDVMLRIATFGGVQPAALAELTEVLNGLLDGQNLKRSKMGGVRTAAEIINLMKTQQEEAVITAVREFDGELAQKIIDEMFLFENLVDVDDRSIQRLLQEVDSESLLIALKGAEQPLREKFLRNMSQRAADILRDDLANRGPVRLSQVENEQKAILLIVRRLAETGEMMIGSGEDTYV; encoded by the coding sequence ATGAGTAATGCTCTTTCCGGTACCGATAAAAGCGTCATCCTGCTGATGACCATTGGCGAAGATCGCGCGGCGGAGGTGTTCAAACACCTCTCCCAGCGCGAAGTGCAGACCCTGAGCGCGGCAATGGCGAACGTCCGCCAGATCTCCAACAAACAGTTGACCGACGTACTGGCGGAGTTTGAGCAGGAAGCCGAGCAGTTTGCCGCCCTGAACATCAACGCCAACGAATATCTGCGTTCGGTGCTGGTGAAAGCGCTGGGCGAAGAGCGGGCCTCCAGCCTGCTGGAAGATATTCTTGAAACCCGCGATACCGCCAGCGGCATTGAAACGCTCAACTTTATGGAGCCGCAAAGCGCCGCCGACCTTATCCGCGACGAACACCCGCAGATTATCGCCACTATCCTCGTGCACCTCAAACGCGGTCAGGCGGCGGATATTCTGGCGCTGTTCGACGAACGTCTGCGTCACGATGTCATGCTGCGTATCGCCACTTTCGGCGGCGTACAGCCTGCCGCGCTGGCGGAACTGACCGAAGTGCTCAACGGTCTGCTCGACGGTCAGAACCTCAAACGCAGCAAAATGGGCGGCGTGAGAACGGCGGCAGAAATTATCAATCTGATGAAAACGCAGCAAGAAGAAGCGGTTATTACCGCCGTGCGCGAATTCGATGGCGAACTGGCGCAAAAAATCATCGACGAGATGTTTCTGTTCGAAAACCTGGTGGATGTGGACGACCGCAGTATCCAGCGTTTGCTGCAGGAAGTGGATTCCGAGTCGCTGCTGATCGCCCTGAAAGGCGCGGAACAGCCGCTGCGCGAGAAGTTCCTGCGCAACATGTCGCAACGTGCGGCAGACATTCTGCGCGACGACCTTGCCAACCGTGGCCCGGTGCGTTTGTCGCAGGTGGAAAACGAGCAAAAGGCCATTCTGTTGATTGTGCGTCGTCTGGCCGAGACCGGCGAGATGATGATTGGCAGCGGCGAGGATACCTATGTCTAA
- the fliF gene encoding flagellar basal-body MS-ring/collar protein FliF — MNATASAATQSKPLEWLNRLRANPKIPLIVAGSAAVAIIVAMVLWAKAPDYRTLFSNLSDQDGGAIVTQLTQMNIPYRFSEGSGAIEVPADKVHELRLRLAQQGLPKGGAVGFELLDQEKFGISQFSEQVNYQRALEGELARTIETLGPVKRARVHLAMPKPSLFVREQKSPSASVTVNLEPGRALDEGQITAVVHLVSSAVAGLPPGNVTLVDQAGHLLTQSNTSSRDLNDAQLKYASDVEGRVQRRIESILSPIVGNGNVHAQVTAQLDFANKEQTEEQYRPNGDASQAVLRSRQLNESEQIGSGLPGGVPGALSNQPAPANTAPISTPPANQQNAQNAQNGQNAQQQTATSASAGPRNTQRNETSNYEVDRTIRHTKMNVGDVQRLSVAVVVNYKTLPDGKPLPLTADQMKQIEDLTREAMGFSDKRGDTLNVVNSPFSATDDNAGELPFWKQQLFIEQLIAAGRWLLVLLVAWILWRKAIRPQLTRRAEEAKAQQEREQIRQETEEAVEVRLSKDEQTQQRRANQRLGAEVMSQRIREMSDNDPRVVALVIRQWMNNDHE, encoded by the coding sequence ATGAACGCGACTGCATCGGCTGCAACCCAATCTAAACCTCTCGAGTGGCTTAATCGCCTGCGTGCGAATCCCAAAATTCCTCTGATTGTTGCGGGCTCTGCGGCCGTCGCCATTATTGTGGCGATGGTGCTGTGGGCCAAAGCGCCTGATTATCGTACGTTATTCAGCAATTTATCCGATCAGGATGGCGGCGCGATCGTCACCCAGTTGACCCAGATGAACATCCCGTACCGCTTCTCGGAAGGCAGCGGCGCGATTGAAGTTCCAGCCGACAAAGTCCATGAACTGCGCCTGCGCCTGGCCCAGCAAGGGCTGCCGAAAGGCGGTGCGGTGGGCTTTGAACTGTTGGATCAGGAAAAGTTCGGCATCAGCCAGTTTAGCGAGCAGGTGAACTACCAGCGCGCGCTGGAAGGCGAACTGGCACGCACCATCGAAACCCTTGGTCCGGTTAAGCGCGCACGCGTGCATCTGGCAATGCCCAAGCCGTCTCTGTTCGTGCGTGAACAGAAATCCCCTTCTGCCTCGGTGACCGTCAATCTGGAACCGGGGCGCGCGCTGGATGAAGGTCAAATCACTGCGGTCGTGCATCTGGTTTCCAGCGCGGTAGCCGGTCTGCCGCCGGGTAACGTGACGCTGGTCGATCAGGCCGGTCATCTGCTCACCCAGTCAAACACCAGCAGCCGCGATCTGAACGACGCGCAGTTGAAATACGCCAGCGACGTGGAAGGTCGTGTCCAGCGCCGTATCGAATCGATCCTGTCACCGATTGTCGGTAACGGGAATGTCCATGCGCAGGTCACCGCGCAGCTGGATTTCGCCAATAAAGAACAGACAGAAGAACAGTATCGGCCAAATGGCGATGCCTCTCAGGCCGTGCTGCGTTCGCGTCAACTGAATGAAAGCGAGCAAATTGGCTCCGGTCTGCCGGGTGGCGTACCTGGTGCGCTGTCCAACCAGCCTGCGCCAGCCAATACGGCGCCGATCAGCACGCCACCGGCGAATCAGCAAAATGCGCAGAATGCCCAAAACGGACAGAACGCGCAGCAGCAGACGGCCACCAGCGCCAGTGCCGGTCCACGCAATACCCAGCGCAACGAAACCAGTAACTATGAAGTTGACCGGACTATTCGCCATACAAAAATGAACGTCGGCGACGTACAGCGTCTGTCCGTGGCTGTCGTGGTCAACTACAAAACCTTGCCGGATGGCAAGCCGCTGCCTCTCACTGCCGATCAAATGAAGCAGATTGAAGATCTGACCCGCGAGGCAATGGGCTTCTCGGACAAGCGCGGCGATACCCTGAACGTAGTCAACTCGCCGTTCAGCGCCACGGACGACAACGCGGGCGAACTGCCGTTCTGGAAACAGCAGCTGTTTATCGAACAGTTGATCGCTGCTGGTCGCTGGTTGCTGGTGCTGTTGGTGGCGTGGATCCTGTGGCGCAAAGCGATTCGTCCACAGTTGACCCGTCGCGCTGAAGAGGCGAAAGCCCAGCAGGAACGTGAACAAATCCGTCAGGAAACCGAAGAAGCCGTTGAGGTTCGCCTCAGTAAAGATGAGCAGACTCAGCAGCGTCGGGCGAATCAGCGTCTGGGCGCAGAAGTGATGAGCCAGCGCATTCGCGAAATGTCAGATAACGATCCGCGCGTCGTGGCGCTGGTCATTCGCCAGTGGATGAATAACGATCATGAGTAA
- the fliN gene encoding flagellar motor switch protein FliN produces the protein MSDMNNPSDENTGALDDLWADALNEQKTTTSKSAADAVFQQLGGGDVSGTLQDIDLIMDIPVKLTVELGRTRMTIKELLRLTQGSVVALDGLAGEPLDILINGYLIAQGEVVVVADKYGVRITDIITPSERMRRLSR, from the coding sequence ATGAGTGACATGAATAATCCGTCTGATGAGAACACTGGCGCATTGGACGATCTGTGGGCTGACGCGTTGAACGAGCAAAAAACGACTACCAGCAAAAGTGCTGCCGACGCCGTTTTCCAGCAGCTTGGCGGTGGCGATGTCAGCGGCACGCTGCAGGATATCGACCTGATCATGGATATTCCGGTCAAACTGACCGTCGAATTGGGCCGCACGCGCATGACCATTAAAGAGCTGCTGCGTCTGACGCAGGGTTCCGTGGTAGCGCTGGACGGTCTGGCGGGTGAACCGCTGGATATCCTGATCAACGGCTATCTGATCGCCCAGGGTGAAGTGGTGGTCGTGGCCGATAAATACGGTGTACGCATTACCGACATCATCACCCCGTCTGAGCGTATGCGTCGTCTGAGTCGTTAA